In a genomic window of Nothobranchius furzeri strain GRZ-AD chromosome 14, NfurGRZ-RIMD1, whole genome shotgun sequence:
- the ednrbb gene encoding endothelin receptor type B yields MRTVALLLCFANIVVVIRANDGHSEVLPATELSETASPASLIAGTQKSISSVHPTRVAGGKMANPPMCSESAGIRGAFKYVNVMVSLVVFVVGIVGNSALLRVIYANDSMRSGPNIIIASLALGDLIHIMIDIPINSYRLLAEDWPFGLVICKLVPFIQKTSVGITVLSLCALSVDRYRAVVSWKKIKGIWVSMWTAIEIALIWVLSILLAVPELVGFDMITMDYKGKHLRICLLHPVQTTELMQFYKAVKDWWLFGFYLCMPLAWTAVFYMLMTRKMLKNTQNALSDHIKQRREVAQTVFCLVAVFALCWLPLYISRILKSTMYDEKDPNRCQLLSAFLILDYFGINMASLNSCINPIALYIVSKRFKKCFKACLCGWRLPLRAFTYDEALPVLKSRMQDQASEPSSNIKAPEETATPPPC; encoded by the exons ATGAGGACCGTGGCTCTCCTTCTGTGTTTTGCAAATATTGTTGTTGTGATACGGGCCAACGATGGCCATTCAGAAGTGTTGCCTGCAACTGAGCTCTCTGAAACAGCTTCCCCCGCTTCTTTAATAGCAGGAACACAAAAATCCATCAGCTCGGTGCATCCGACTCGAGTAGCAGGAGGGAAAATGGCAAACCCTCCGATGTGCTCAGAGTCAGCGGGAATCAGAGGCGCCTTTAAATATGTCAATGTTATGGTTTCTCTGGTGGTGTTTGTTGTTGGGATAGTGGGGAATTCGGCCTTGCTAAGAGTCATTTATGCTAATGACAGCATGAGAAGTGGACCCAACATCATCATAGCGAGCCTTGCTTTGGGGGATCTGATCCACATTATGATAGACATTCCAATCAACTCTTACAGG CTCCTGGCAGAGGATTGGCCCTTTGGTTTAGTGATATGCAAACTTGTCCCCTTCATCCAGAAAACTTCCGTTGGGATTACCGTGTTAAGCTTGTGCGCTTTGAGCGTTGACAG ATATCGTGCAGTTGTATCTTGGAAGAAAATCAAAGGTATCTGGGTTTCCATGTGGACGGCGATAGAAATAGCCCTGATATGGGTTTTGTCAATCCTGCTGGCGGTCCCTGAACTGGTCGGCTTTGATATGATAACGATGGACTACAAAGGAAAACATCTGAGAATATGTTTGCTTCACCCCGTTCAAACCACAGAGCTCATGCAG ttttacaaaGCTGTAAAAGACTGGTGGCTCTTTGGATTTTACCTCTGCATGCCGCTGGCGTGGACTGCAGTGTTTTACATGCTCATGACCAGGAAGATGCTGAAAAACACACAGAATGCACTCAGTGATCATATCAAACAG AGGCGAGAAGTTGCACAAACTGTCTTCTGCTTGGTTGCCGTGTTTGCCTTGTGTTGGTTGCCGCTGTACATCAGCAGAATTTTGAAGTCAACAATGTATGATGAGAAAGATCCTAACAGGTGTCAGCTGCTAAG TGCCTTCCTCATTCTCGACTATTTTGGCATCAACATGGCATCGTTGAACTCATGCATCAACCCAATTGCTTTGTACATTGTCAGCAAAAGATTCAAGAAATGTTTCAAG GCATGCCTTTGCGGTTGGCGTCTGCCTCTTCGTGCGTTCACCTACGACGAGGCGCTGCCTGTTTTGAAGTCCAGAATGCAGGATCAAGCCTCAGAGCCAAGCAGCAACATCAAAGCTCCCGAGGAGACCGCCACACCTCCACCCTGTTAG